One Miscanthus floridulus cultivar M001 chromosome 11, ASM1932011v1, whole genome shotgun sequence DNA window includes the following coding sequences:
- the LOC136491733 gene encoding uncharacterized protein, producing MRTFTWLQQLNLTDEQWEDILPEPIIPKLMALVHEACWDGCIAHVFHRKCITKLWVDEQLKFIMSEVLLMLCTEVEAAPVGCQDYNICLEEETSNPMASYGHAFHYKCIPKWFDWRSTCLMCR from the coding sequence ATGAGGACATTCACATGGCTGCAGCAACTCAACCTCACCGATGAGCAGTGGGAGGACATCCTTCCTGAGCCTATCATTCCTAAACTCATGGCCCTGGTGCACGAGGCATGCTGGGATGGCTGCATCGCCCACGTATTCCACCGCAAGTGCATCACCAAGCTTTGGGTCGATGAACAGTTGAAGTTCATCATGTCTGAGGTGCTCTTGATGCTCTGCACGGAGGTAGAGGCGGCACCAGTGGGGTGTCAGGACTACAACATCTGCCTGGAGGAAGAAACATCTAATCCTATGGCTAGCTATGGCCACGCATTCCACTACAAGTGCATCCCCAAGTGGTTCGATTGGAGATCCACCTGCCTGATGTGCCGATGA